From the Astatotilapia calliptera chromosome 6, fAstCal1.2, whole genome shotgun sequence genome, one window contains:
- the LOC113023222 gene encoding kelch-like protein 10: MREEQPPYKSSSVYNELRFEGKFCDAIIKVEDVEFPVHKIILCNCTPSFRALFTSWSDPDKQVFNIPGLSPEMMALIIDFAYTGSVSVTEENAVELLMAADQLNVMDIVKICSDFVGEQLCAENCVGIWQFTKVHLSPELRAKAFHYIISNFEQVVLQEEFLQLTVEELGDILERDDLNVQCESTAYEALIKWISHVPAEREQHLIALLSKVRLGLVTLDYLRDNVRLNQLVQTSSDRLSMIQAAIILPQNMTNRPYVFRLCPHLARPRLPHSVLLAIGGWSDRNPTNAIEAYDYRAECWVNVTNNLEHPRAYHGAAFLNGYVYSIGGFDRVEHFNSVCRFDLTTRTWNEVAPMYCRRCYVSVTVLNGFIYAMGGYDGHVRLSSAERYQPETNQWSLIASMHEQRSDASCTTLHSRIYICGGFNGNECLQTAECYNPETDQWTMISPMNSRRSGIGVIAYADHVFAVGGFDGNRRLRTAEAYNPQTNTWNLVSSMLTRRSNFGIAVINDRLFAVGGFNGFTTTFNVEYYDASTNRWFKACDMGIFRSALSCCVVSGHPNLSDYTIPCDSLTCLNVPEEAAEST, encoded by the exons ATGAGGGAAGAACAGCCTCCTTACAAGTCGAGCTCGGTGTATAATGAACTCCGTTTTGAGGGAAAATTTTGTGATGCAATCATCAAAGTGGAGGATGTTGAATTTCCGGTCCACAAGATAATCCTGTGTAACTGCACCCCGTCCTTCAG AGCTCTCTTCACCTCTTGGAGTGACCCAGACAAACAGGTCTTCAACATACCTGGCTTGTCTCCTGAGATGATGGCACTCATCATTGACTTTGCATACACTGGCAGTGTTTCTGTAACGGAGGAAAACGCAGTGGAACTTCTCATGGCAGCTGATCAACTCAATGTAATGGACATTGTAAAAATCTGCAGTGACTTCGTGGGGGAGCAACTCTGCGCAGAGAACTGTGTTGGCATTTGGCAGTTCACAAAAGTACACTTATCACCCGAACTACGTGCCAAGGCCTTCCACTACATCATCAGTAACTTTGAGCAGGTGGTTCTTCAGGAGGAGTTCCTGCAGCTAACTGTGGAGGAACTTGGTGATATTCTTGAAAGAGATGACCTCAATGTACAGTGTGAGAGCACTGCGTACGAAGCACTTATAAAGTGGATTAGCCATGTGCCTGCAGAACGGGAACAACACCTCATCGCTCTGCTGTCTAAG GTCCGACTGGGACTGGTGACTTTAGACTACCTAAGGGACAATGTGCGGCTCAATCAGTTGGTGCAGACCAGTTCTGACCGTCTGTCCATGATACAGGCTGCCATTATATTACCACAAAATATGACCAACAGACCCTATGTGTTTCGCCTCTGTCCCCATCTTGCTCGTCCCCGTCTGCCTCATTCCGTCCTGCTGGCCATTGGGGGATGGAGTGACCGTAATCCAACTAACGCCATCGAGGCCTATGATTACCGGGCTGAATGCTGGGTAAACGTAACAAACAACCTGGAGCATCCTCGTGCCTATCATGGAGCCGCCTTCCTCAACGGGTACGTCTACTCCATTGGTGGCTTCGACAGGGTGGAGCATTTCAACAGCGTCTGTAGGTTTGACCTGACCACTCGCACCTGGAATGAGGTGGCACCCATGTACTGCCGCCGCTGCTATGTGAGCGTGACTGTGTTGAACGGGTTCATCTATGCCATGGGAGGCTACGACGGGCATGTACGACTCAGCAGTGCAGAGCGCTATCAACCTGAAACCAACCAGTGGAGTCTTATTGCATCCATGCATGAACAAAGGAGCGATGCCAGCTGCACAACACTTCACAGCCGG aTTTACATTTGTGGTGGATTCAATGGGAACGAGTGTCTGCAGACAGCTGAATGTTACAACCCAGAGACCGACCAGTGGACGATGATCAGTCCCATGAACAGCCGCCGCAGTGGGATAGGTGTCATTGCATATGCGGATCATGTCTTTGCA GTTGGTGGCTTCGATGGAAACAGACGTCTGCGCACCGCTGAGGCTTACAACCCACAAACCAATACGTGGAACCTCGTGTCCTCTATGTTGACCCGCCGCAGCAACTTTGGCATTGCGGTAATCAATGATCGCCTCTTTGCTGTCGGGGGCTTCAACGGCTTCACCACCACTTTCAACGTTGAGTACTACGACGCTTCAACCAACCGGTGGTTTAAAGCATGTGACATGGGGATTTTCCGCAGTGCCCTGAGCTGCTGTGTGGTGTCCGGACATCCCAACCTGTCTGATTACACCATTCCTTGTGACAGCCTGACATGTTTAAATGTGCCAGAAGAAGCAGCGGAGTCCACGTAA